The following proteins come from a genomic window of Microbacterium sp. SY138:
- a CDS encoding bifunctional dTDP-4-dehydrorhamnose 3,5-epimerase family protein/NAD(P)-dependent oxidoreductase translates to MTEFGKSLTVSETGIPGLLIADLPVHGDSRGWFKENWQREKMIAAGLPDFGPVQNNISFNDEVGTTRGIHAEPWDKWVSVATGRIFGAWVDLREGPTFGAVFTAEIDPSRAIFVPRGVGNSYQTLEPDTAYVYLVNDHWSADAEYSFLNLADETASVQWPIPLSEVEISAKDLAHPRLADIAPIPAKKTLVIGANGQLGVALRRLLGDSAQYEYAGRSELDLTDPGFASARRWRDYETIINAAAFTAVDLAETPEGRAAAWAANVAGVAALAQVATENRITLVHVSSDYVFDGTKEDAYTEDDCFRPLGVYGQTKAAGDAIVSTVPRHYIVRTSWVIGEGKNFVRTMVSLAERGIDPQVVDDQTGRLTFTSDISAAIVHLLHTDAAYGTYNLSGTGEPATWAEIAAEVFALTGNAPERVSGVSTSEYFASASTPVAPRPANSVLALDKIVESGFEPAPFRETLNAYLNAG, encoded by the coding sequence ATGACGGAGTTCGGAAAGTCGCTGACAGTGTCGGAGACGGGCATCCCCGGACTCCTGATCGCCGACCTTCCCGTTCACGGGGACTCCCGTGGCTGGTTCAAGGAGAACTGGCAGCGCGAGAAGATGATCGCCGCAGGTCTTCCGGACTTCGGTCCTGTGCAGAACAACATCTCCTTTAACGACGAGGTCGGGACCACACGTGGCATCCACGCGGAGCCGTGGGACAAGTGGGTATCGGTGGCGACCGGGCGCATCTTCGGCGCGTGGGTCGACCTCCGCGAGGGCCCGACTTTCGGCGCGGTGTTCACCGCTGAGATCGATCCGTCACGCGCGATCTTCGTCCCGCGTGGAGTCGGGAACTCGTATCAGACACTCGAGCCGGACACCGCCTATGTCTATCTCGTCAACGACCACTGGTCGGCGGATGCGGAGTACTCGTTCCTGAATCTGGCTGACGAGACCGCGTCCGTCCAGTGGCCCATCCCGCTGTCCGAGGTCGAGATCTCGGCCAAGGACCTCGCACATCCGCGCCTCGCGGACATCGCCCCGATTCCGGCAAAGAAGACCCTGGTGATCGGGGCCAACGGTCAGCTCGGTGTCGCTCTGCGCAGACTCCTCGGCGATTCGGCGCAGTACGAGTACGCCGGACGCAGCGAGTTGGATCTCACTGACCCCGGCTTCGCCTCCGCACGGCGCTGGCGTGACTACGAGACGATCATCAACGCCGCCGCGTTCACCGCGGTCGACCTCGCGGAGACACCGGAAGGGCGCGCCGCCGCGTGGGCGGCAAACGTCGCCGGAGTCGCTGCGCTGGCTCAAGTGGCAACGGAGAACCGCATCACCCTCGTGCACGTCTCGAGCGACTATGTCTTCGACGGCACAAAGGAAGATGCCTACACCGAAGACGACTGTTTCCGCCCGCTCGGAGTTTATGGCCAGACCAAAGCTGCGGGCGACGCGATCGTCAGCACTGTGCCGAGGCACTACATCGTCCGCACGTCATGGGTGATCGGCGAAGGCAAGAACTTCGTCCGCACCATGGTGTCGCTTGCGGAGCGCGGCATCGATCCGCAAGTGGTCGACGATCAAACGGGACGGCTGACGTTCACGAGCGACATCTCTGCGGCGATCGTGCATCTTCTTCACACCGACGCCGCCTACGGCACCTACAACCTGTCCGGTACGGGCGAACCCGCAACTTGGGCGGAGATCGCTGCCGAAGTCTTCGCTCTGACCGGGAATGCGCCCGAGCGCGTGAGCGGTGTCTCGACCTCCGAGTACTTCGCTTCTGCCTCGACGCCGGTCGCCCCGCGCCCGGCGAACAGTGTGCTCGCGCTAGATAAGATCGTGGAATCCGGATTCGAGCCGGCTCCGTTCCGCGAGACGCTGAACGCCTACTTGAACGCTGGTTGA